Proteins encoded together in one Benincasa hispida cultivar B227 chromosome 1, ASM972705v1, whole genome shotgun sequence window:
- the LOC120087200 gene encoding probable membrane-associated kinase regulator 6, translating into METSQPLSIDSFSYSWLVNIKPSLESSGNNSFRTSLDASDEASSFIEMDPRMPPSKRFFRNSQDFKFDFPVSPPSLTFVHADQLISNGCLVPFFIDPVKVQKYEDEDYNPNFQKSSHTENDVHPANTSDCSSMRKCRKLSKKVLQKYLSFFKPLYQRIRGHRASSSKPENVGRRSKSMKNWEYSYEASPRISVAYSADDWRRSCDSESSIYEAVLHCKKSIGR; encoded by the exons ATGGAGACATCTCAGCCTCTTTCTATTGACAGCTTTTCATATAGTTGGCTAGTGAATATAAAGCCATCTCTAGAAAGCTCAGGTAACAACTCCTTTAGGACCTCACTCGATGCTTCCGATGAAGCTTCCTCCTTCATCGAGATGGACCCGAGAATGCCACCCTCCAAGAGATTTTTTAGGAATTCTCAAgactttaaatttgatttcccTGTCTCGCCGCCTTCTCTCACTTTTGTACATGCCGACCAGCTGATTTCCAATGGTTGTCTTGTGCCTTTTTTCATTGATCCAGTGAAAGTTCAGAAATATGAGGATGAAGATTacaatccaaattttcaaaaatcttcCCACACAGAAAACGACGTCCATCCAGCCAATACTTCTGACTGCTCGTCGATGAGAAAGTGTCGGAAACTATCGAAGAAAGTGTTGCAGAAGTATTTGAGTTTTTTCAAGCCATTGTACCAAAGAATACGAGGTCATAGAGCATCAAGTTCCAAACCAGAAAATGTTGGTAGAAGATCCAAATCTATGAAGAATTGGGAATATTCATATGAAGCATCGCCACGGATAAGCGTAGCTTACTCTGCCGATGATTGGCGTAGATCCTGTGATTCCGAGAGCTCAATCTACGAGGCAGTCCTCCATTGCAAGAAATCTATAG GAAGATGA